In one Drosophila albomicans strain 15112-1751.03 chromosome X, ASM965048v2, whole genome shotgun sequence genomic region, the following are encoded:
- the LOC117577780 gene encoding sphingosine kinase 2, whose translation MTAKAAATPATTATQQHQHQLQQQETFEAPATPPTPTETGTGTATPPSEREEDELSEIFFVENRRRKQNIKIQVKLCIDGVYLRRETTQQDHINEQLIRIEDIIGSSCGPRLKKRARGGLNSCKNPSKQIQEDDVELPEDQSPPSKKSNRKQTASGDKSAYLYIYAYLKKEKPLRRVQTLRILRFRSSDVYAENLATAQRWHRTIREYKQRSGTSTEGKKLLILLNPKSGSGKGRELFQKQVAPLLREAEAQYDLQITTHPQYALEFVRSRKDLLERYAGIVVASGDGLFYEVLNGLMERMDWRRACRELSLGIIPCGSGNGLAKSIAHHCNEPYDPKPILHATLICVAGRATPMDVVRVELSHRDKHFVMYSFLSIGWGLIADIDIESERLRSIGAQRFTLWAIKRLITLRTYRGKLFYLPQKEQKEQKETAAATTPEKVPSPRPSQAQAEAELRLSRSTNRSLARRSLPVPASHRPISEFKDLPDEFDDVQLRDDDNDQDQDQFADALSITDRSIYRQNADSWHSAVSRRTAYYSMGGNSTRSNRSRLSVAQKIEAANAEFMQLVPTGTMPALQLPLPAEQGWICEEGDYVMVHAAYTTHLASDCFFAPDSKLNDGLIYLVIIRAGVGRSQLLNFLLSMHNGTHLPEPEDPHILVVPVTAFRIEPSGNNGILTIDGERVDYGPIQAEVFPGLINVMTTTGQ comes from the coding sequence ATGACAGCCAAGGCAGCGGCAACtccagcaacaactgcaacacagcagcatcagcatcagctacaacaacaggaaACATTCGAAGCACCCGCCACACCGCCAACGCCAACGGAAACGGGAACGGGAACTGCGACGCCACCCagcgagagagaagaagaTGAACTGAGTGAAATCTTCTTTGTGGAGAATCGCAGACGgaaacaaaacattaaaatcCAGGTGAAACTTTGCATCGATGGCGTCTACTTGCGTCGCGAGACCACACAACAAGATCACATCAACGAGCAGCTGATAAGGATCGAGGACATTATCGGATCCAGCTGCGGACCGCGTCTCAAGAAGCGCGCACGCGGCGGTCTCAACTCCTGCAAGAATCCCAGCAAGCAGATACAAGAGGACGATGTCGAGCTACCGGAAGATCAATCGCCTCCGAGTAAAAAATCGAACCGAAAACAGACGGCGAGTGGCGACAAGAGCGCCTATCTCTATATCTATGCGTATCTGAAGAAGGAGAAGCCGCTGCGACGCGTGCAAACGCTGCGCATTCTACGCTTTCGCTCCAGCGATGTCTACGCCGAGAATCTGGCCACAGCGCAGCGCTGGCATCGCACAATCAGGGAGTATAAACAGCGCAGCGGCACCTCGACCGAGGGCAAAAAGCTGCTGATACTTCTCAATCCCAAGTCCGGATCGGGCAAGGGTCGGGAGTTGTTCCAAAAGCAGGTGGCGCCACTGTTGCGCGAAGCGGAGGCCCAATACGATCTGCAGATCACAACGCATCCGCAGTACGCTCTGGAGTTTGTGCGGTCCCGCAAGGATCTCCTCGAGCGTTATGCGGGCATTGTGGTTGCCTCGGGCGATGGCCTCTTCTATGAGGTGCTGAATGGGCTGATGGAGCGCATGGATTGGCGACGCGCGTGCCGGGAACTATCGCTGGGCATCATACCCTGCGGATCGGGCAATGGTCTGGCCAAGAGCATTGCGCATCACTGCAACGAACCGTACGATCCCAAGCCCATACTGCATGCCACACTCATCTGTGTGGCGGGACGTGCCACGCCGATGGATGTGGTGCGCGTCGAGTTGAGTCACCGTGACAAGCACTTTGTGATGTATTCGTTCCTATCGATCGGCTGGGGTCTGATCGCCGACATTGATATCGAAAGTGAGCGTCTGCGTTCGATTGGCGCCCAACGCTTCACGCTCTGGGCGATCAAGCGTCTGATCACGTTGCGCACCTATCGCGGCAAGTTGTTCTACTTGCCGCAAAAGGAACAAAAGGAGCAAAAggagacagcagcagcaaccactcCCGAAAAAGTGCCTTCACCTCGCCCCTCGCAAGCGCAAGCGGAAGCCGAATTGCGATTGAGCCGTAGCACAAATCGATCGCTGGCCCGTCGATCGCTTCCCGTTCCAGCATCACATCGTCCCATCAGCGAGTTCAAGGATCTGCCAGATGAGTTCGACGATGTGCAGCTGCGCGACGATGACAATGATCAGGATCAAGATCAATTTGCGGATGCACTGTCGATAACCGATCGGTCGATTTATCGACAAAACGCCGACAGTTGGCACTCGGCGGTGTCACGTCGCACCGCCTACTATTCGATGGGTGGCAACAGCACACGCTCCAATCGCAGCCGCCTGAGTGTCGCCCAGAAGATCGAGGCCGCAAATGCCGAGTTCATGCAGCTGGTGCCGACAGGCACGATGCCCGCTCTGCAGCTCCCTTTGCCGGCGGAACAGGGCTGGATCTGTGAGGAGGGCGACTATGTGATGGTGCATGCCGCGTACACAACGCACCTGGCATCCGATTGCTTCTTTGCCCCCGACTCCAAGTTGAACGATGGCCTCATCTATCTGGTGATCATTCGGGCTGGCGTCGGTCGATCGCAGTTACTCAATTTTCTGCTCAGCATGCACAATGGCACCCATCTGCCCGAGCCGGAGGATCCCCACATACTTGTCGTCCCCGTGACAGCATTTCGCATTGAACCGAGTGGCAACAACGGTATTCTGACCATCGATGGCGAGCGTGTGGACTACGGACCCATACAGGCTGAAGTATTTCCGGGACTGATCAATGTAATGACCACAACGGGGCAATGa